A genomic segment from Flavobacterium litorale encodes:
- a CDS encoding vWA domain-containing protein gives MQFKHPEILYFLFLLVIPILVHLFQLRRFQKQYFTNVQFLKELKMQTRKSAVIKKWLLLATRLLLLTALIIAFAQPYFNANDTENSSNEMVILLDNSFSMQAKGSKGELLKRAVQDILENTPENQQFSLLTNTGAFWDTDSKSIQKELQNIQYTDVPFRPDFLLTKAATKKPNTGKDIILITDAIGLDNKTTSKLTTHSPIYTIIPEAENNSNISIDSVYIAQALDNFYEIKVNMQAYGTIKNEVPIALYNTDELAAKTVVSFDTPKQSVVFTLPKADFHGYVTVTDNSLTYDNTYYFSISQPEKSNVLSIGTDAKNKFLSRIYTDDDFNFTASELRTLDYNILEKQDAIVLNELTEIPQALTTTLKSFYDKGGNIILIPAPDGSIQNLNSVITNFGNAIYNTQTTTERQITQIAFNHPLYRTVFEKKTKNFQYPNVSKSYTISGNGLPILTYADGTPFVTSFTNTIGNAYLFAAPINTTNSNFQNSPLIVPTLYNMAQNNNKTGVNAITIGASKSLITDVLLTKDEVVTVKNKYTEFIPMQQVLSNKVKLSFGDYPEKAGNYSVFKGDNKVQNISFNYTRNESNLALQNKNILRDFTETKSVATVYDAIQSERTADELWKWFVIGGLLFLLIELFIQKFVK, from the coding sequence ATGCAGTTTAAACATCCAGAAATTCTTTACTTTCTTTTCCTGCTGGTAATTCCAATTCTGGTACATCTATTTCAATTGCGTCGTTTTCAAAAACAGTACTTTACCAATGTACAGTTCTTAAAAGAACTAAAAATGCAAACCCGTAAAAGTGCTGTAATCAAAAAATGGTTATTACTCGCTACCCGACTGTTATTATTAACAGCACTCATTATAGCATTTGCACAACCTTATTTTAATGCAAACGATACCGAGAACAGCAGTAACGAAATGGTTATACTATTGGATAACTCATTTTCCATGCAAGCAAAAGGCAGTAAAGGCGAATTATTAAAACGTGCCGTTCAGGACATACTAGAAAACACGCCCGAAAATCAACAATTTTCACTACTAACCAATACTGGAGCTTTTTGGGATACCGATAGTAAATCGATACAAAAAGAACTCCAAAACATACAATACACAGATGTTCCTTTTCGTCCTGATTTTTTACTCACCAAAGCAGCAACCAAAAAACCCAATACAGGTAAGGATATTATACTAATAACAGATGCTATAGGATTGGATAATAAAACCACAAGCAAACTTACTACCCATAGCCCTATATACACCATAATACCTGAAGCCGAGAATAATAGTAATATTAGTATCGATAGTGTGTATATTGCACAAGCATTGGATAATTTTTACGAAATAAAAGTAAATATGCAAGCCTACGGTACTATTAAAAACGAAGTACCCATTGCATTGTATAACACCGATGAATTGGCAGCGAAAACCGTTGTAAGTTTTGATACGCCAAAACAATCAGTAGTATTTACACTACCAAAGGCAGATTTTCATGGGTATGTAACAGTAACCGATAACAGCCTTACCTACGATAATACCTACTATTTTAGTATCTCGCAACCCGAAAAATCAAATGTATTAAGTATCGGTACTGATGCTAAAAATAAATTCTTATCGAGAATATACACCGATGACGATTTTAATTTTACAGCTTCAGAATTACGAACATTAGATTATAACATTCTGGAAAAGCAAGACGCTATAGTGCTTAATGAATTAACCGAAATACCGCAAGCATTAACAACTACATTAAAATCGTTTTATGATAAAGGCGGTAATATTATTTTAATTCCTGCGCCCGATGGTAGCATCCAAAATTTAAATAGTGTTATTACCAATTTCGGTAACGCTATATACAATACCCAAACTACTACCGAGAGGCAAATTACCCAAATAGCATTCAATCACCCATTATACCGCACCGTTTTCGAGAAGAAAACTAAAAATTTCCAGTACCCTAACGTAAGTAAAAGTTATACCATTTCGGGTAACGGGCTACCCATACTTACTTATGCCGATGGTACACCTTTTGTAACCTCGTTTACCAATACAATTGGTAATGCTTACCTGTTTGCTGCGCCTATAAATACTACAAACAGCAATTTCCAAAACTCGCCACTAATAGTACCCACACTATATAACATGGCGCAAAACAACAATAAAACAGGAGTAAACGCAATAACCATTGGTGCAAGTAAAAGTTTAATTACAGATGTTTTATTAACTAAGGATGAGGTAGTAACCGTTAAAAATAAATATACCGAATTTATACCAATGCAGCAAGTACTAAGCAACAAAGTAAAATTATCTTTTGGCGACTATCCCGAAAAAGCAGGCAATTATTCAGTGTTTAAAGGAGATAATAAAGTGCAAAATATTAGTTTTAATTACACCCGTAACGAAAGTAACTTAGCATTGCAAAATAAAAACATACTACGCGATTTTACCGAAACAAAATCGGTTGCAACGGTGTACGATGCTATACAATCAGAACGAACTGCCGATGAACTTTGGAAATGGTTTGTTATTGGCGGATTACTATTTTTATTGATAGAACTCTTTATTCAAAAATTTGTAAAATGA
- a CDS encoding TonB-dependent receptor, whose protein sequence is MKTNIMLKGDKVIEHIPSIKDKALRINLNENIYGTFSEIGAGQETVRNFFRAGGSSGTIAKAMSAYDKDFSDAIYGMEDDGRYVTESRLKKMLMHEVHIIEERLDRDKHPHKMFFSYANTVATIDFAKQFKGHGWVGIKYQVEPEEDYNEIILHVRFKENDARLQQETLGILGVNLIYGAYYKYSSPKKLLRYLYDHLDKDQLEIDTINFSGPRFADVDNRLMSLQLVKNGMTDAVMFNPQGKNVLPAAILYKKNILALRGSFRPVTKVNIDMLEKSYDMFIKENRVNKDKTLVVFEITLSNLRSEGEIDERDFMDRAKLLCSLGQTVMISNFQEYYKVVEYFSNYTKARMGLAMGVNNLIDIFDEKYYRHLSGGILEAFGKLFYRDLKVFLYPMKDENNELITSENIKVHPRMKELYKFFKFNGKVMDIEDVHEDNLNIFSREVLKMISKGQPGWEGMLPEGIAELIKENNLFGCKPDKVLAEHKK, encoded by the coding sequence ATCAAGACAAACATAATGCTAAAGGGAGATAAAGTTATAGAGCATATTCCCTCTATAAAAGATAAAGCACTGCGTATAAATCTTAACGAAAACATCTATGGTACGTTTTCTGAGATTGGTGCTGGGCAGGAAACTGTACGTAATTTCTTTAGAGCAGGAGGTTCGTCTGGGACTATTGCAAAAGCAATGTCTGCTTACGATAAAGATTTTAGTGACGCCATATATGGTATGGAGGACGATGGTAGGTATGTTACCGAAAGTAGGCTTAAAAAAATGCTTATGCATGAGGTGCATATTATTGAAGAACGCTTGGACAGGGATAAACACCCGCACAAAATGTTTTTTAGCTATGCTAATACAGTAGCTACCATTGATTTTGCCAAACAATTTAAAGGACACGGCTGGGTAGGTATTAAATACCAAGTAGAACCTGAGGAGGATTACAACGAGATAATACTGCACGTACGTTTTAAAGAAAATGATGCACGCTTACAACAAGAAACCTTGGGTATATTGGGCGTAAATCTTATTTATGGAGCATACTATAAGTACAGTAGCCCAAAAAAATTACTACGTTACCTGTACGACCATTTGGATAAAGACCAGCTTGAGATAGATACTATTAATTTTTCGGGTCCCCGTTTTGCTGATGTAGACAACCGATTAATGAGTTTACAGCTAGTTAAAAACGGAATGACTGATGCGGTTATGTTTAATCCACAGGGTAAAAACGTTTTACCTGCCGCAATTTTATACAAAAAGAATATTCTTGCACTTAGAGGTAGTTTCAGACCTGTTACTAAGGTAAACATTGATATGCTCGAAAAATCGTATGACATGTTTATTAAAGAAAATAGGGTTAATAAAGATAAAACACTGGTTGTTTTTGAAATTACACTATCCAACCTTCGCTCTGAAGGTGAGATTGATGAGCGTGACTTTATGGACAGAGCCAAACTGCTTTGCTCATTAGGGCAAACAGTAATGATATCTAACTTCCAAGAGTACTATAAGGTTGTGGAATATTTCTCTAATTACACCAAAGCTCGTATGGGGCTTGCCATGGGTGTAAATAACCTTATTGATATATTTGATGAAAAATATTACCGCCACTTAAGTGGCGGAATATTAGAGGCTTTTGGTAAGCTGTTTTACAGAGACCTTAAAGTATTTTTATACCCGATGAAGGATGAAAACAACGAGCTCATAACATCCGAAAACATTAAGGTACACCCAAGAATGAAGGAACTTTATAAATTCTTTAAATTTAATGGTAAAGTAATGGATATTGAAGATGTACATGAGGACAACTTAAATATCTTTTCTCGCGAAGTACTTAAAATGATAAGCAAAGGGCAACCAGGCTGGGAAGGTATGTTACCCGAAGGTATTGCCGAATTAATTAAAGAAAATAACCTGTTTGGTTGTAAACCCGATAAAGTACTTGCTGAGCATAAAAAATAA
- a CDS encoding endonuclease III domain-containing protein: MTKAEKVQFVIDTLNDIYPTIPIPLDHKDPYTLLIAVLMSAQSTDVRVNQITPLLFERADNPYSMVKLSVEEIREIIKPVGLSPMKSKGIHGLSEILIEKYNGEVPASFEALEALPAVGHKTASVVMSQAFGIPAFPVDTHIHRLMYRWGFSNGKNVVQTEKDAKRLFPEALWNKLHLQIIWYGREYSPARGWNLEKDIITKTIGRKTVLNDYYKKTSR; this comes from the coding sequence ATGACCAAAGCAGAAAAGGTACAATTTGTTATAGATACGTTAAATGATATTTACCCCACCATACCTATACCTTTAGACCATAAAGACCCTTACACCTTACTAATTGCCGTACTAATGTCCGCACAAAGCACCGATGTACGTGTAAACCAGATTACACCCTTACTATTTGAGCGTGCCGATAACCCGTATAGCATGGTAAAATTATCTGTAGAGGAAATACGAGAGATTATAAAGCCTGTCGGATTATCGCCAATGAAATCCAAAGGCATACACGGTTTATCTGAAATATTGATTGAAAAATACAATGGAGAAGTACCTGCAAGTTTTGAGGCATTAGAGGCATTGCCAGCCGTGGGGCACAAAACCGCAAGCGTTGTAATGAGTCAGGCATTTGGTATACCTGCTTTTCCTGTAGATACCCACATTCATAGGCTTATGTACCGTTGGGGTTTTAGCAATGGAAAAAATGTAGTACAAACAGAAAAGGATGCCAAGCGGCTTTTCCCCGAAGCGTTATGGAATAAGCTACACCTGCAAATTATATGGTATGGTCGTGAATATTCGCCTGCTCGCGGATGGAATCTCGAAAAGGATATTATTACTAAAACTATTGGGCGAAAAACGGTATTGAATGATTATTATAAAAAAACCTCTCGTTAA
- a CDS encoding MBL fold metallo-hydrolase, which yields MKVWFLGTGTSQGIPVIGSNHPVCLSNDSKDKRLRVSVWIHWDDYSYVIDCGPDFRQQMLVSKCPKLDGILFTHEHADHTAGLDDIRPFFFKQGDVPIYAQKRVLDSLKKRFDYIFTTENKYPGAPSVNVIEVKHNEPFTLGNKTVQPFIALHGGLEIMGYRIGDFAYLTDVKTIADEEVAKIKGVKVLVVSALRLAPHPTHFNLQDALDFINIVKPERAYLTHISHLMGFHEEVQKELPENVFLAYDNLEITI from the coding sequence TTGAAAGTTTGGTTTTTAGGTACTGGAACCTCGCAAGGAATCCCCGTGATCGGCTCTAATCATCCCGTATGCCTTAGTAACGATAGTAAGGATAAACGCCTTCGTGTTTCTGTTTGGATTCATTGGGACGATTACTCATACGTAATAGATTGTGGTCCTGATTTTAGGCAGCAAATGCTAGTATCTAAATGCCCAAAACTGGATGGTATATTGTTTACCCATGAACATGCTGACCATACGGCGGGTTTAGACGATATACGCCCATTTTTCTTCAAACAAGGCGATGTTCCTATTTATGCCCAAAAAAGAGTACTAGATAGCCTAAAAAAACGTTTTGATTATATTTTTACCACAGAAAATAAGTACCCAGGTGCACCATCGGTAAACGTAATTGAGGTTAAACATAATGAGCCCTTTACTCTTGGTAACAAAACGGTACAGCCTTTTATAGCCCTGCACGGTGGATTGGAAATAATGGGCTACAGAATAGGCGATTTTGCATACTTGACTGATGTAAAAACTATAGCAGACGAAGAAGTAGCTAAAATAAAGGGCGTAAAAGTGCTTGTAGTTAGTGCACTAAGGTTAGCCCCACACCCAACACATTTTAACCTACAAGACGCTCTGGATTTTATAAATATTGTAAAGCCCGAAAGGGCTTATTTAACACACATTAGCCATTTAATGGGCTTTCATGAAGAAGTACAAAAGGAATTACCAGAAAATGTATTTTTGGCATACGACAATTTAGAAATAACGATTTAA
- the bcp gene encoding thioredoxin-dependent thiol peroxidase: protein MTTLKKGDKAPDFSGADQDGNQHTLADYKGKKLVVFFYPKASTPGCTAEACDLRDNYERFEADNYALLGVSADSQAKQGKFREKYNFPFPLLADEDKSVINAFGVWGPKKFMGKEYDGIHRTTFVIDEEGIIDEVITKVKTKAHAAQILD, encoded by the coding sequence ATGACAACACTAAAAAAAGGTGATAAAGCACCTGATTTTTCGGGAGCAGACCAAGATGGTAACCAACATACACTTGCAGATTACAAAGGAAAAAAACTAGTAGTATTTTTTTATCCTAAAGCAAGTACACCAGGTTGTACTGCCGAAGCTTGCGATTTACGCGATAACTACGAACGTTTTGAGGCCGATAACTATGCGCTTTTAGGTGTTAGTGCCGATTCGCAGGCAAAGCAAGGAAAATTTAGGGAAAAGTACAATTTTCCGTTTCCGTTGCTTGCTGACGAGGATAAGTCTGTAATTAATGCTTTTGGCGTATGGGGGCCTAAAAAGTTTATGGGCAAAGAATATGATGGTATCCATCGTACTACTTTTGTAATTGATGAAGAAGGTATTATTGATGAAGTCATTACCAAAGTAAAAACAAAAGCACATGCAGCACAGATATTAGATTAA
- a CDS encoding RNA polymerase sigma factor, with protein MANVVIPDAVLVKDYIGGDENALASLIKRHQSKIYGFIYSKVTDRDIADDIFQDTFIKVIKTLKCNAYNEEGKFLPWVMRIAHNLIVDHFRRNKKMPMFRETEEFSIFSIMSDNSPNIESRIITNQVENDVKRLIEELPDDQKEVLQMRMYQDMSFKEIADITGVSINTALGRMRYALMNLRKVIEKNNVVLTN; from the coding sequence ATGGCTAATGTTGTAATTCCAGACGCAGTCTTGGTTAAAGATTACATAGGTGGAGACGAAAATGCACTTGCCTCTTTAATTAAAAGACACCAATCTAAAATTTACGGATTTATCTATTCTAAGGTAACTGATAGAGATATAGCAGATGATATATTTCAGGATACTTTTATTAAGGTAATTAAAACACTAAAATGTAATGCTTATAACGAAGAGGGTAAATTTTTACCTTGGGTTATGCGTATTGCACACAACCTTATTGTGGATCATTTTAGGCGTAATAAAAAAATGCCGATGTTTCGTGAAACAGAGGAGTTTTCTATATTCTCCATTATGAGCGATAATAGCCCTAACATTGAGAGCAGGATTATTACCAACCAAGTAGAAAACGATGTAAAACGCTTAATTGAGGAACTCCCAGACGACCAAAAAGAAGTATTACAAATGCGTATGTATCAGGACATGAGTTTTAAAGAAATTGCAGATATTACGGGTGTTAGCATAAATACGGCTTTGGGTAGAATGCGTTATGCTTTAATGAACTTACGAAAGGTAATAGAAAAAAATAATGTTGTTTTAACAAATTAA
- a CDS encoding alpha/beta hydrolase, giving the protein MQQNLSLYHLVREPKVKKDKNPLLVLLHGYGSNEEDLFSFAAQLPDEYFVVSARAPYALPPYGNAWYAINFDADMNKFSDNEQAVKSRDLIAKFIDELIANYAIDGDNIALVGFSQGSILSYAVALTYPERVNRVVALSGYLNTDIIEQSSNTTAINKLRFFISHGTADQVIPVDWARKAPEAIKSLGIPAEYHEYPVGHGVAPQNFYDMVVWLNK; this is encoded by the coding sequence ATGCAGCAAAATTTATCACTATACCACTTAGTAAGGGAACCCAAAGTAAAAAAAGATAAAAATCCATTATTAGTATTATTGCACGGTTACGGGAGTAATGAGGAGGATTTGTTTTCGTTTGCAGCACAACTACCCGATGAATACTTTGTAGTTTCGGCAAGAGCTCCCTATGCCCTACCGCCTTATGGTAACGCATGGTACGCTATAAATTTTGATGCCGATATGAACAAATTTTCGGATAATGAACAGGCAGTAAAATCGCGTGACCTTATTGCAAAGTTTATAGATGAACTTATTGCAAATTACGCCATAGACGGGGATAACATTGCATTGGTAGGATTCAGTCAAGGTAGTATCTTAAGTTATGCCGTTGCATTAACATATCCCGAAAGGGTAAACCGCGTAGTTGCCCTTAGTGGTTATTTAAACACCGATATAATAGAACAGAGCAGTAATACTACTGCTATTAATAAACTTCGTTTTTTTATATCGCACGGTACTGCAGACCAAGTTATACCTGTAGATTGGGCAAGAAAAGCTCCTGAGGCTATAAAAAGTTTAGGAATACCTGCCGAGTACCACGAATATCCTGTTGGGCACGGCGTGGCACCCCAAAATTTTTACGATATGGTAGTATGGCTTAATAAATAA
- a CDS encoding 5'-methylthioadenosine/adenosylhomocysteine nucleosidase, producing MQNKVIGIMGAMPEEIEDVVALLSNPVTKIIGMRRYTYGTINGVKTVVVFSRWGKVAASATAATLVNVFNITELIFTGVAGGISPELKIGDIVIGTKLIQHDIDARPLMQQFEVPLLGKTYFDAPTIQLNKAQKAVTTLIDESGIHKVINTTTLSKFDISTPTLHTGIIASGDTFFASNTNKQALLKKLPEVLCVEMEGAAVAQVCYEYNIPFTVIRTISDTADDKSVTDFPEFIANVASKYTFSIITSLYASQYVIII from the coding sequence TTGCAGAACAAAGTAATTGGTATAATGGGCGCTATGCCCGAAGAAATTGAAGATGTTGTTGCCTTGTTGAGTAACCCTGTTACAAAAATAATTGGAATGCGACGCTACACCTATGGTACTATTAATGGGGTAAAAACTGTTGTTGTATTTTCACGATGGGGTAAAGTTGCCGCTTCGGCTACAGCAGCTACTTTGGTAAATGTTTTTAATATAACAGAACTTATTTTTACAGGTGTTGCAGGAGGTATAAGTCCTGAGCTAAAAATAGGAGATATTGTTATTGGTACCAAGCTAATACAACACGATATTGATGCCCGACCATTAATGCAACAATTTGAAGTACCACTACTAGGCAAAACCTATTTTGATGCACCCACCATTCAATTAAATAAAGCCCAAAAAGCAGTTACTACTCTAATTGATGAATCTGGTATACATAAGGTTATAAATACAACCACCCTATCCAAATTCGACATTAGTACTCCTACTCTACATACAGGTATTATTGCTAGTGGCGATACATTTTTTGCAAGTAATACCAACAAGCAAGCGTTGCTTAAAAAATTACCCGAAGTATTGTGTGTAGAAATGGAAGGTGCTGCTGTGGCACAAGTTTGCTATGAGTATAATATACCATTTACCGTTATTAGAACGATTTCTGATACTGCAGATGACAAGTCGGTAACAGATTTTCCTGAATTTATTGCAAATGTTGCTAGCAAATACACTTTTAGTATTATAACCAGTTTGTACGCCAGCCAATATGTAATTATAATTTAA
- a CDS encoding YdeI/OmpD-associated family protein, protein MLNILVDRTCLLEKFSGKGGWTYVALPEITQDSTKPFGMLRVRGSIDDYEIKQYNLMPMGNGKLFLPVKAEIRKKIKKQAGDYVAVTLYLDDTPIEIPEELKLCLQNEPNAYQTFCSYTNGQQKAFIDWIYSAKQEDTKVQRIVATLKKVEKGEQL, encoded by the coding sequence ATGCTGAATATTTTAGTAGATAGAACGTGTTTGCTGGAAAAGTTTTCGGGTAAAGGTGGCTGGACTTATGTGGCACTACCCGAAATAACTCAGGATAGCACTAAACCTTTTGGTATGCTACGTGTTCGGGGTAGTATTGATGATTACGAAATAAAACAGTATAACCTTATGCCTATGGGCAATGGCAAATTGTTTTTACCTGTTAAAGCTGAAATACGTAAAAAAATAAAAAAGCAAGCAGGCGATTATGTAGCAGTTACTCTATATTTAGATGACACACCTATTGAAATTCCCGAAGAATTAAAATTGTGCTTGCAAAATGAGCCGAATGCTTACCAAACTTTTTGTAGTTATACTAACGGGCAACAAAAAGCGTTTATTGATTGGATATATTCCGCTAAGCAAGAAGATACCAAAGTACAGCGTATTGTAGCTACTTTAAAAAAAGTAGAAAAAGGGGAGCAGTTGTAG
- a CDS encoding DUF1206 domain-containing protein — protein MDNNTQNNIAIVGRIGLITKGIVYCLLGAIAFMATFNINGQSVNNASKKGVLDFLDKQTGGQILLAVLALGLVCYSIWRFIEFVRTLKDSGKEDKKDKVKSVRYLFSGISYGLLAVSVIKRVLNSASSSGNKKQDVVRTIMQEPAGQWLIGVVALGFVAVGIYQIYYGYSEKFKKHVDETVTGKSQDVVLVAGKVGYMARGVVWLLLAWLLGKAAMSANASQAGGTSEALSSISDAPYGVYLLAAIGLGLVCYGVFSFVRAKYEDLA, from the coding sequence ATGGATAACAATACCCAAAATAACATAGCAATAGTAGGTCGTATAGGTTTAATAACTAAAGGCATAGTGTATTGCTTGCTAGGTGCTATTGCATTTATGGCAACCTTTAACATTAACGGTCAGTCTGTAAATAATGCTAGTAAAAAAGGGGTACTGGACTTTTTAGATAAGCAAACTGGCGGACAAATATTACTTGCGGTACTGGCACTTGGGCTAGTTTGTTATAGTATTTGGCGATTTATTGAGTTTGTTCGTACACTTAAAGATAGCGGTAAAGAAGATAAAAAAGATAAGGTTAAGAGTGTCCGATACCTTTTTAGTGGAATATCTTACGGTTTGTTAGCGGTAAGTGTAATTAAAAGGGTACTAAATAGCGCATCGAGTTCTGGTAATAAAAAACAAGATGTAGTCCGTACCATTATGCAAGAGCCTGCGGGGCAGTGGTTAATAGGTGTGGTGGCACTTGGTTTTGTTGCCGTGGGTATATACCAGATTTATTATGGATACTCGGAAAAGTTTAAAAAGCATGTTGACGAAACTGTAACTGGAAAAAGCCAAGATGTGGTATTGGTAGCAGGTAAAGTAGGCTACATGGCACGAGGTGTAGTTTGGTTGTTGTTAGCGTGGCTTCTTGGTAAAGCGGCTATGAGTGCCAATGCTAGTCAGGCAGGAGGAACATCAGAAGCTTTGAGTTCGATAAGTGATGCACCGTATGGCGTATACCTGTTGGCAGCAATAGGGTTGGGCTTAGTTTGCTACGGAGTATTTAGCTTTGTAAGAGCGAAGTACGAAGACTTAGCTTAA
- a CDS encoding dihydroorotase has product MKLLVKNATIMDKNSSYNNKTVDIKIENGIIAKIEKNIPSESDFEVVELDNLHVSCGWFDSSVSFAEPGYEERETIANGLKVAALSGFTNVALQPNGNPIADTQADIHFLRGKAVGAATNVHPIGALTKNSEGNDIAELFDMQNAGAVAFGDYNKAINNANILKIALQYVHDFNGLVIAYAQDSAIKGKGVVHEGTVSTQLGLKGIPALAEELQIIRNLFLLEYTGGKMHIPTLSTAKSVQLIRDAKAKGLNVTCSVAVHHLVLTDFILFDFDTRYKVTPPLRTETDRKALIDGVLDGTIDVITSDHNPIDIENKKMEFDLAKNGTIGLESAFGALLNVLPLEVVIEKLTAGKSLFKIEDNAITEGNPVSITLFNPDIKYTFEEKDIHSKSKNAALLGMELKGKAYGIFSNGQLVLNT; this is encoded by the coding sequence ATGAAGCTACTCGTTAAAAATGCCACCATCATGGATAAAAACAGCTCGTATAACAACAAGACTGTTGATATTAAAATTGAAAATGGTATTATAGCAAAAATAGAGAAGAATATACCTTCAGAATCAGACTTTGAGGTGGTTGAACTTGATAACCTGCATGTGTCGTGTGGGTGGTTTGATAGTAGCGTAAGTTTTGCCGAACCAGGTTATGAAGAAAGAGAAACTATAGCCAACGGGTTAAAAGTAGCGGCGTTAAGCGGTTTTACCAATGTAGCTTTGCAACCCAACGGTAACCCAATAGCAGACACTCAGGCAGACATTCATTTTTTACGAGGTAAAGCCGTAGGAGCTGCAACAAATGTACATCCTATAGGCGCACTCACTAAAAATAGTGAGGGTAACGATATAGCAGAGCTTTTTGATATGCAAAATGCAGGTGCGGTTGCTTTTGGCGATTATAACAAAGCCATTAACAACGCCAACATATTAAAAATTGCATTGCAATATGTACACGATTTTAATGGTTTGGTAATTGCCTATGCACAAGATAGTGCCATAAAAGGCAAAGGCGTAGTACACGAAGGCACTGTTAGTACCCAACTAGGATTAAAAGGCATACCTGCACTTGCAGAGGAACTACAAATAATTCGAAATTTATTTTTGTTAGAATATACAGGGGGTAAAATGCACATTCCTACCCTATCTACAGCAAAATCGGTACAATTAATTCGAGATGCCAAAGCCAAAGGGCTAAATGTAACGTGTAGTGTTGCTGTACACCATTTGGTGCTTACAGATTTTATATTATTTGATTTTGATACCCGCTATAAAGTTACGCCTCCATTAAGAACAGAAACGGATAGAAAAGCACTTATTGATGGTGTTTTGGATGGTACTATAGATGTTATAACGTCTGACCATAACCCTATCGACATCGAAAACAAAAAAATGGAGTTCGATTTGGCTAAAAACGGAACTATTGGTCTGGAAAGTGCTTTTGGGGCATTATTAAATGTTTTACCATTAGAGGTAGTTATTGAAAAACTTACTGCTGGTAAAAGCTTATTTAAAATTGAAGATAATGCTATAACAGAAGGAAATCCAGTATCAATTACGTTGTTCAACCCTGATATTAAATACACGTTTGAAGAAAAAGACATACACTCAAAATCTAAAAACGCAGCTTTATTGGGTATGGAATTAAAAGGCAAAGCGTACGGAATTTTTAGCAACGGGCAATTAGTACTTAATACATAA